A window from Mus caroli chromosome 2, CAROLI_EIJ_v1.1, whole genome shotgun sequence encodes these proteins:
- the Mapkbp1 gene encoding mitogen-activated protein kinase-binding protein 1 isoform X4, whose product MMAGEGSTITSRIKNLLRSPSIKLRRSKAGNRREDLSSKVTLEKVLGVTVSGGRGLACDPRSGLVAYPAGCVVVLFNPRKHKQHHILNSSRKTITALAFSPDGKYLVTGESGHMPAVRVWDVAERSQVAELQEHKYGVACVAFSPSAKYIVSVGYQHDMIVNVWAWKKNIVVASNKVSSRVTAVSFSEDCSYFVTAGNRHIKFWYLDDSKTSKVNATVPLLGRSGLLGELRNNLFTDVACGRGKKADSTFCITSSGLLCEFSDRRLLDKWVELRTTVAHCISVSQEYIFCGCADGTVRLFNPSNLHFLSTLPRPHALGTDIASITEASRLFSGGVNARYPDTIALTFDPTNQWLSCVYNDHSIYVWDVRDPKKVGKVYSALYHSSCVWSVEVYPEIKDSHQACLPPSSFITCSSDNTIRLWNTESSGVHGSTLHRNILSNDLIKIIYVDGNTQALLDTELPGGDKADGSLMDPRVGIRSVCISPNGQHLASGDRMGTLRIHELQSLSEMLKVEAHDSEILCLEYSKPDTGLKLLASASRDRLIHVLDAGREYSLQQTLDEHSSSITAVKFAASDGQVRMISCGADKSIYFRTAQKSGEGVQFTRTHHVVRKTTLYDMDVEPSWKYTAIGCQDRNIRIFNISSGKQKKLFKGSQGEDGTLIKVQTDPSGIYIATSCSDKNLSIFDFSSGECVATMFGHSEIVTGMKFSNDCKHLISVSGDSCIFVWRLSSEMTISMRQRLAELRQRQRGIKQQGPTSPQRASGAKQHHAPVVPPSGPALSSDSDKEGEDEGTEEEELPALPILSKSTKKELGSSPALLRSLSHWEMSRAQDTMEFLDPAPVANTGPKRRGRWAQPGVELSVRSMLDLRQLETLAPSPRGPSQDSLAVSPAGPGKHGPQAPELSCVSQNERAPRLQTSQPCSCPHIIQLLSQEEGVFAQDLEPEPIEDGIVYPEPSDSPTMDTSAFQVQAPTGGSLGRMYPGNRGSEKHSPDSACSVDYSSSRLSSPEHPNEDSESTEPLSVDGISSDLEEPAEGDEEEEEEGGTGLCGLQEGGPRTPDQEQFLKQHFETLANGTAPGGPARVLERTESRSISSRFLLQVQTSPLREPSLSSSGLALMSRPDQVSQVSGEQLKGSGATPPGAPPEMEPSSGNSGPKQVAPVLLPRRRNNVDNSWASKKMAATRPLAGLQKAQSVHSLVPQDEVPSSRPLLFREAETQGSLGSLPQAGGCSSQPHSYQNHTTSSMAKLARSISVGENPGLTTEPQAPAPIRISPFNKLALPSRAHLVLDIPKPLPDRPTLTTFSPVSKGLAHNETEQSGPLVSLGKAHTTVEKHSCLGEGATHKSRTECQAHPGPNHPCAQQLPVNNLLQGPESLQPLSPEKTRNPVESSRPGVALSQDSELALSLQQCEQLVAELQGNVRQAVELYRVVTSCKTPSAEQSHITRLLRDTFSSVRQELEALAGAVLSSPGGSPGAVGAEQTQALLEQYSELLLRAVERRMERRL is encoded by the exons GTGACCTTGGAGAAGGTCCTGGGAGTAACAGTATCTGGAGGAAGAGGACTTGCTTGTGACCCCCGATCTGGCTTAGTTGCCTACCCAGCAGG GTGTGTGGTCGTCCTCTTCAATCCCCGGAAGCACAAACAGCACCACATCCTCAACAGCTCCAG GAAAACCATTACTGCCCTTGCCTTCTCCCCTGATGGCAAGTACTTGGTCACTGGAGAG AGTGGGCACATGCCTGCCGTGCGGGTTTGGGATGTGGCTGAACGTAGCCAGGTGGCAGAGCTACAGGAGCATAAGTATGGTGTGGCTTGTGTGGCTTTCTCCCCAAGTGCCAAGTACATTGTGTCTGTGGGCTACCAGCATGACATGATTGTCAACGTGTGGGCCTGGAAG AAAAACATCGTAGTGGCCTCCAACAAAGTATCTAGTCGGGTAACCGCAGTGTCCTTTTCTGAAGACTGCAGCTACTTTGTCACTGCAGGCAACCGGCACATCAAATTCTGGTACCTGGATGACAGTAAGACCTCAAAG GTGAATGCCACTGTGCCCCTGCTGGGCCGCTCAGGGCTGCTGGGGGAGCTGAGGAACAACCTGTTCACTGATGTGGCCTGTGGCCGAGGGAAAAAGGCTGACAGCACTTTCTGTATCACGTCGTCGGGGCTGCTGTGCGAGTTCAGCGATCGCAGGCTTCTGGACAAATGGGTGGAGCTAAGG ACCACTGTGGCCCACTGCATCTCTGTCAGCCAAGAATACATCTTCTGTGGCTGTGCTGATGGCACTGTGCGCCTTTTCAACCCTTCCAACCTGCACTTCCTCAGCACCCTACCCAGACCCCATGCCCTTGGAACAGACATTGCCAGCATCACTGAGGCCAG TCGCCTCTTTTCTGGAGGGGTCAATGCAAGGTACCCAGACACCATTGCCTTGACCTTCGATCCAACTAATCAGTGGCTATCTTGTGTATACAACGACCACAGCATCTATGTTTGGGATGTGAGGGACCCCAAGAAAGTGGGGAAGGTGTACTCCGCTCTGTATCACTCCTCCTGTGTCTGGAGTGTGGAG GTCTACCCTGAGATCAAGGACAGTCACCAGGCCTGTCTTCCCCCCAGTTCCTTTATTACTTGCTCCTCAGACAACACCATCCGCCTGTGGAACacagagagctctggggtacaTGGCTCTACCCTGCACCGCAACATCCTCAGCAAT GATCTCATTAAGATCATCTATGTGGATGGGAACACTCAGGCTTTGTTGGACACTGAGCTGCCTGGAGGAGACAAAGCTGATGGGTCGCTGATGGACCCCCGAGTGGGCATCCGGTCCGTGTGTATTAGTCCCAATGGGCAGCACCTGGCCTCGGGAGACCGCATGGGGACACTTAG GATACATGAACTGCAGTCCTTGAGTGAGATGCTGAAAGTGGAGGCCCACGACTCTGAGATCTTGTGCCTGGAGTACTCTAAGCCAGACACAG GTTTGAAACTGCTAGCATCGGCAAGCCGGGACCGTCTGATCCACGTGCTGGATGCTGGCCGGGAATATAGTCTACAGCAGACACTGGACGAGCATTCATCTTCCATCACTGCTGTCAAGTTTGCAG CCAGTGATGGGCAAGTGCGAATGATTAGCTGTGGTGCAGACAAGAGCATTTACTTCCGAACTGCACAGAAG TCTGGAGAAGGAGTACAATTTACACGAACGCACCACGTGGTACGGAAGACAACTCTCTATGACATGGACGTGGAGCCCAGCTGGAAGTACACGGCCATCGGCTGCCAAGACCGGAATATTCG GATCTTTAACATTAGCAGCGGAAAGCAGAAAAAGCTGTTTAAAGGGTCACAGGGTGAAGATGGCACTCTCATTAAG GTGCAGACAGACCCCTCAGGGATCTACATTGCCACTAGCTGTTCCGATAAGAATCTCTCCATTTTTGACTTCTCCTCAGGCGAGTGTGTGGCCACCATGTTTGGCCACTCAG AGATTGTCACTGGCATGAAATTTAGTAACGATTGCAAACATCTCATCTCTGTGTCAGGGGACAG CTGCATCTTTGTCTGGCGTCTGAGCTCTGAGATGACCATCAGCATGAGGCAGCGCCTGGCTGAACTGCGGCAGCGCCAGCGAGGGATCAAGCAGCAAGGACCAACCTCTCCCCAGAGGGCTTCTGGAGCCAAGCA GCACCATGCTCCAGTGGTACCCCCTTCTGGACCAGCTCTTTCCTCAGACAGTGACAAGGAGGGAGAAGATGAGGGTACTGAAGAAGAAGAACTGCCAGCTCTGCCCATCCTTAGCAAGAGCACCAAGAAAGAACTAG GCTCTAGTCCAGCCTTGCTCCGAAGCCTGTCCCACTGGGAAATGAGTCGG GCACAGGACACCATGGAGTTCCTGGACCCAGCTCCTGTAGCTAACACAGGACCTAAAAGAAGAGGGCGCTGGGCTCAGCCAGGTGTGGAGCTCAGTGTTCGCTCCATGTTGGACTTGAGACAGCTAGAGACCTTAGCCCCGAGCCCTCGAGGCCCTAGCCAGGACTCACTGGCTGTGTCCCCAGCTGGTCCTGGGAAGCATGGTCCACAGGCCCCTGAGCTGTCATGTGTCAGTCAG AATGAAAGGGCCCCTCGGCTTCAGACCTCCCAACCCTGCTCCTGCCCCCACATTATCCAATTGTTGTCACAAGAGGAAGGAGTCTTTGCCCAAGATCTGGAGCCTGAACCCATTGAAGATGGTATTGTCTACCCGGAACCCAGTGACAGCCCTACCATGGATACCAG TGCGTTTCAGGTGCAGGCTCCAACTGGAGGATCCCTAGGAAGAATGTACCCAGGCAACAGGGGCTCAGAAAAGCACAGTCCTGACAGTGCATGCTCTGTGGATTACAGCAGCAGCCGGCTTTCCAGCCCTGAACACCCTAATGAAG aCTCTGAGAGCACAGAGCCCCTAAGTGTGGATGGCATCTCCTCAGACCTGGAAGAGCCAGCCGAGggtgatgaagaggaggaagaagagggaggcaCTGGCCTCTGTGGGCTACAGGAAGGCGGCCCTCGTACCCCGGATCAGGAACAGTTTCTAAAACAGCACTTTGAGACTCTGGCCAATGGGACTGCTCCAG GGGGCCCAGCACGGGTGCTAGAGAGGACAGAGTCTCGGAGCATCTCATCACGATTCCTTCTGCAAGTGCAGACCTCCCCACTCAG GGAACCATCCCTATCCTCCTCAGGCTTGGCCCTGATGTCCAGACCTGACCAGGTATCACAGGTGTCTGGTGAGCAGCTGAAAGGCAGTGGTGCCACTCCTCCAGGAGCACCCCCAGAAATGGAACCCTCTTCTGGCAACTCAGGCCCCAAGCAGGTGGCTCCTGTGCTGTTGCCACGACGGCGTAACAACGTGGACAACAGCTGGGCCTCCAAGAAAATGGCTGCAACCCGGCCATTAGCTGGACTCCAGAAAGCCCAGTCTGTGCATAGTTTGGTACCACAGG ATGAGGTGCCTTCATCACGTCCACTGCTCTTCCGGGAGGCAGAGACCCAGGGCAGCTTAGGATCCTTGCCACAAGCTGGCGGCTGCTCATCTCAGCCCCACTCCTACCAGAACCACACCACCAGTTCTATGGCCAAGCTAGCGCGTAGTATTTCTGTTGGCGAGAATCCAGGCCTGACAACTGAACCTCAAGCTCCTGCACCGATCCGAATCTCACCATTCAACAAACTAGCTCTGCCTAGCAGGGCTCACCTTGTCCTGGACATCCCCAAACCACTTCCCGACCGTCCTACTCTGACCACATTCTCACCTGTATCCAAGGGCCTGGCCCACAATGAAACAGAACAATCGGGCCCCTTGGTGAGCCTAGGAAAGGCTCATACTACAGTTGAAAAGCACTCCTGTTTAGGGGAGGGTGCTACTCATAAATCTAGGACAGAGTGCCAGGCTCATCCTGGACCCAACCACCCCTGTGCCCAGCAACTGCCAGTCAACAACCTTCTCCAAGGCCCTGAGAGCTTGCAGCCCCTGTCCCCTGAGAAGACTCGTAACCCTGTGGAAAGCAGCAGGCCAGGGGTAGCCCTGAGCCAGGACTCAG AACTGGCCTTGAGTCTGCAACAGTGTGAACAGCTCGTGGCAGAGCTCCAGGGGAATGTACGCCAGGCAGTGGAGCTCTACCGTGTG GTGACCAGCTGTAAGACACCTTCGGCAGAACAAAGTCACATCACCCGTCTCCTGAGAGACACCTTCTCTTCAGTGCGACAGGAGCTCGAGGCTCTGGCTGGGGCAGTGCTGTCCAGCCCAGGTGGCAGCcctggggctgtgggggctgAGCAGACGCAGGCCCTGTTGGAGCAGTACTCTGAGCTACTGCTAAGAGCTGTGGAGCGGCGCATGGAGCGCAGACTCTGA
- the Mapkbp1 gene encoding mitogen-activated protein kinase-binding protein 1 isoform X3 produces the protein MMAGEGSTITSRIKNLLRSPSIKLRRSKAGNRREDLSSKVTLEKVLGVTVSGGRGLACDPRSGLVAYPAGCVVVLFNPRKHKQHHILNSSRKTITALAFSPDGKYLVTGESGHMPAVRVWDVAERSQVAELQEHKYGVACVAFSPSAKYIVSVGYQHDMIVNVWAWKKNIVVASNKVSSRVTAVSFSEDCSYFVTAGNRHIKFWYLDDSKTSKVNATVPLLGRSGLLGELRNNLFTDVACGRGKKADSTFCITSSGLLCEFSDRRLLDKWVELRTTVAHCISVSQEYIFCGCADGTVRLFNPSNLHFLSTLPRPHALGTDIASITEASRLFSGGVNARYPDTIALTFDPTNQWLSCVYNDHSIYVWDVRDPKKVGKVYSALYHSSCVWSVEVYPEIKDSHQACLPPSSFITCSSDNTIRLWNTESSGVHGSTLHRNILSNDLIKIIYVDGNTQALLDTELPGGDKADGSLMDPRVGIRSVCISPNGQHLASGDRMGTLRIHELQSLSEMLKVEAHDSEILCLEYSKPDTGLKLLASASRDRLIHVLDAGREYSLQQTLDEHSSSITAVKFAASDGQVRMISCGADKSIYFRTAQKSGEGVQFTRTHHVVRKTTLYDMDVEPSWKYTAIGCQDRNIRIFNISSGKQKKLFKGSQGEDGTLIKVQTDPSGIYIATSCSDKNLSIFDFSSGECVATMFGHSEIVTGMKFSNDCKHLISVSGDSCIFVWRLSSEMTISMRQRLAELRQRQRGIKQQGPTSPQRASGAKQHHAPVVPPSGPALSSDSDKEGEDEGTEEEELPALPILSKSTKKELGSSPALLRSLSHWEMSRAQDTMEFLDPAPVANTGPKRRGRWAQPGVELSVRSMLDLRQLETLAPSPRGPSQDSLAVSPAGPGKHGPQAPELSCVSQNERAPRLQTSQPCSCPHIIQLLSQEEGVFAQDLEPEPIEDGIVYPEPSDSPTMDTSSAFQVQAPTGGSLGRMYPGNRGSEKHSPDSACSVDYSSSRLSSPEHPNEDSESTEPLSVDGISSDLEEPAEGDEEEEEEGGTGLCGLQEGGPRTPDQEQFLKQHFETLANGTAPGGPARVLERTESRSISSRFLLQVQTSPLREPSLSSSGLALMSRPDQVSQVSGEQLKGSGATPPGAPPEMEPSSGNSGPKQVAPVLLPRRRNNVDNSWASKKMAATRPLAGLQKAQSVHSLVPQDEVPSSRPLLFREAETQGSLGSLPQAGGCSSQPHSYQNHTTSSMAKLARSISVGENPGLTTEPQAPAPIRISPFNKLALPSRAHLVLDIPKPLPDRPTLTTFSPVSKGLAHNETEQSGPLVSLGKAHTTVEKHSCLGEGATHKSRTECQAHPGPNHPCAQQLPVNNLLQGPESLQPLSPEKTRNPVESSRPGVALSQDSELALSLQQCEQLVAELQGNVRQAVELYRVVTSCKTPSAEQSHITRLLRDTFSSVRQELEALAGAVLSSPGGSPGAVGAEQTQALLEQYSELLLRAVERRMERRL, from the exons GTGACCTTGGAGAAGGTCCTGGGAGTAACAGTATCTGGAGGAAGAGGACTTGCTTGTGACCCCCGATCTGGCTTAGTTGCCTACCCAGCAGG GTGTGTGGTCGTCCTCTTCAATCCCCGGAAGCACAAACAGCACCACATCCTCAACAGCTCCAG GAAAACCATTACTGCCCTTGCCTTCTCCCCTGATGGCAAGTACTTGGTCACTGGAGAG AGTGGGCACATGCCTGCCGTGCGGGTTTGGGATGTGGCTGAACGTAGCCAGGTGGCAGAGCTACAGGAGCATAAGTATGGTGTGGCTTGTGTGGCTTTCTCCCCAAGTGCCAAGTACATTGTGTCTGTGGGCTACCAGCATGACATGATTGTCAACGTGTGGGCCTGGAAG AAAAACATCGTAGTGGCCTCCAACAAAGTATCTAGTCGGGTAACCGCAGTGTCCTTTTCTGAAGACTGCAGCTACTTTGTCACTGCAGGCAACCGGCACATCAAATTCTGGTACCTGGATGACAGTAAGACCTCAAAG GTGAATGCCACTGTGCCCCTGCTGGGCCGCTCAGGGCTGCTGGGGGAGCTGAGGAACAACCTGTTCACTGATGTGGCCTGTGGCCGAGGGAAAAAGGCTGACAGCACTTTCTGTATCACGTCGTCGGGGCTGCTGTGCGAGTTCAGCGATCGCAGGCTTCTGGACAAATGGGTGGAGCTAAGG ACCACTGTGGCCCACTGCATCTCTGTCAGCCAAGAATACATCTTCTGTGGCTGTGCTGATGGCACTGTGCGCCTTTTCAACCCTTCCAACCTGCACTTCCTCAGCACCCTACCCAGACCCCATGCCCTTGGAACAGACATTGCCAGCATCACTGAGGCCAG TCGCCTCTTTTCTGGAGGGGTCAATGCAAGGTACCCAGACACCATTGCCTTGACCTTCGATCCAACTAATCAGTGGCTATCTTGTGTATACAACGACCACAGCATCTATGTTTGGGATGTGAGGGACCCCAAGAAAGTGGGGAAGGTGTACTCCGCTCTGTATCACTCCTCCTGTGTCTGGAGTGTGGAG GTCTACCCTGAGATCAAGGACAGTCACCAGGCCTGTCTTCCCCCCAGTTCCTTTATTACTTGCTCCTCAGACAACACCATCCGCCTGTGGAACacagagagctctggggtacaTGGCTCTACCCTGCACCGCAACATCCTCAGCAAT GATCTCATTAAGATCATCTATGTGGATGGGAACACTCAGGCTTTGTTGGACACTGAGCTGCCTGGAGGAGACAAAGCTGATGGGTCGCTGATGGACCCCCGAGTGGGCATCCGGTCCGTGTGTATTAGTCCCAATGGGCAGCACCTGGCCTCGGGAGACCGCATGGGGACACTTAG GATACATGAACTGCAGTCCTTGAGTGAGATGCTGAAAGTGGAGGCCCACGACTCTGAGATCTTGTGCCTGGAGTACTCTAAGCCAGACACAG GTTTGAAACTGCTAGCATCGGCAAGCCGGGACCGTCTGATCCACGTGCTGGATGCTGGCCGGGAATATAGTCTACAGCAGACACTGGACGAGCATTCATCTTCCATCACTGCTGTCAAGTTTGCAG CCAGTGATGGGCAAGTGCGAATGATTAGCTGTGGTGCAGACAAGAGCATTTACTTCCGAACTGCACAGAAG TCTGGAGAAGGAGTACAATTTACACGAACGCACCACGTGGTACGGAAGACAACTCTCTATGACATGGACGTGGAGCCCAGCTGGAAGTACACGGCCATCGGCTGCCAAGACCGGAATATTCG GATCTTTAACATTAGCAGCGGAAAGCAGAAAAAGCTGTTTAAAGGGTCACAGGGTGAAGATGGCACTCTCATTAAG GTGCAGACAGACCCCTCAGGGATCTACATTGCCACTAGCTGTTCCGATAAGAATCTCTCCATTTTTGACTTCTCCTCAGGCGAGTGTGTGGCCACCATGTTTGGCCACTCAG AGATTGTCACTGGCATGAAATTTAGTAACGATTGCAAACATCTCATCTCTGTGTCAGGGGACAG CTGCATCTTTGTCTGGCGTCTGAGCTCTGAGATGACCATCAGCATGAGGCAGCGCCTGGCTGAACTGCGGCAGCGCCAGCGAGGGATCAAGCAGCAAGGACCAACCTCTCCCCAGAGGGCTTCTGGAGCCAAGCA GCACCATGCTCCAGTGGTACCCCCTTCTGGACCAGCTCTTTCCTCAGACAGTGACAAGGAGGGAGAAGATGAGGGTACTGAAGAAGAAGAACTGCCAGCTCTGCCCATCCTTAGCAAGAGCACCAAGAAAGAACTAG GCTCTAGTCCAGCCTTGCTCCGAAGCCTGTCCCACTGGGAAATGAGTCGG GCACAGGACACCATGGAGTTCCTGGACCCAGCTCCTGTAGCTAACACAGGACCTAAAAGAAGAGGGCGCTGGGCTCAGCCAGGTGTGGAGCTCAGTGTTCGCTCCATGTTGGACTTGAGACAGCTAGAGACCTTAGCCCCGAGCCCTCGAGGCCCTAGCCAGGACTCACTGGCTGTGTCCCCAGCTGGTCCTGGGAAGCATGGTCCACAGGCCCCTGAGCTGTCATGTGTCAGTCAG AATGAAAGGGCCCCTCGGCTTCAGACCTCCCAACCCTGCTCCTGCCCCCACATTATCCAATTGTTGTCACAAGAGGAAGGAGTCTTTGCCCAAGATCTGGAGCCTGAACCCATTGAAGATGGTATTGTCTACCCGGAACCCAGTGACAGCCCTACCATGGATACCAG CAGTGCGTTTCAGGTGCAGGCTCCAACTGGAGGATCCCTAGGAAGAATGTACCCAGGCAACAGGGGCTCAGAAAAGCACAGTCCTGACAGTGCATGCTCTGTGGATTACAGCAGCAGCCGGCTTTCCAGCCCTGAACACCCTAATGAAG aCTCTGAGAGCACAGAGCCCCTAAGTGTGGATGGCATCTCCTCAGACCTGGAAGAGCCAGCCGAGggtgatgaagaggaggaagaagagggaggcaCTGGCCTCTGTGGGCTACAGGAAGGCGGCCCTCGTACCCCGGATCAGGAACAGTTTCTAAAACAGCACTTTGAGACTCTGGCCAATGGGACTGCTCCAG GGGGCCCAGCACGGGTGCTAGAGAGGACAGAGTCTCGGAGCATCTCATCACGATTCCTTCTGCAAGTGCAGACCTCCCCACTCAG GGAACCATCCCTATCCTCCTCAGGCTTGGCCCTGATGTCCAGACCTGACCAGGTATCACAGGTGTCTGGTGAGCAGCTGAAAGGCAGTGGTGCCACTCCTCCAGGAGCACCCCCAGAAATGGAACCCTCTTCTGGCAACTCAGGCCCCAAGCAGGTGGCTCCTGTGCTGTTGCCACGACGGCGTAACAACGTGGACAACAGCTGGGCCTCCAAGAAAATGGCTGCAACCCGGCCATTAGCTGGACTCCAGAAAGCCCAGTCTGTGCATAGTTTGGTACCACAGG ATGAGGTGCCTTCATCACGTCCACTGCTCTTCCGGGAGGCAGAGACCCAGGGCAGCTTAGGATCCTTGCCACAAGCTGGCGGCTGCTCATCTCAGCCCCACTCCTACCAGAACCACACCACCAGTTCTATGGCCAAGCTAGCGCGTAGTATTTCTGTTGGCGAGAATCCAGGCCTGACAACTGAACCTCAAGCTCCTGCACCGATCCGAATCTCACCATTCAACAAACTAGCTCTGCCTAGCAGGGCTCACCTTGTCCTGGACATCCCCAAACCACTTCCCGACCGTCCTACTCTGACCACATTCTCACCTGTATCCAAGGGCCTGGCCCACAATGAAACAGAACAATCGGGCCCCTTGGTGAGCCTAGGAAAGGCTCATACTACAGTTGAAAAGCACTCCTGTTTAGGGGAGGGTGCTACTCATAAATCTAGGACAGAGTGCCAGGCTCATCCTGGACCCAACCACCCCTGTGCCCAGCAACTGCCAGTCAACAACCTTCTCCAAGGCCCTGAGAGCTTGCAGCCCCTGTCCCCTGAGAAGACTCGTAACCCTGTGGAAAGCAGCAGGCCAGGGGTAGCCCTGAGCCAGGACTCAG AACTGGCCTTGAGTCTGCAACAGTGTGAACAGCTCGTGGCAGAGCTCCAGGGGAATGTACGCCAGGCAGTGGAGCTCTACCGTGTG GTGACCAGCTGTAAGACACCTTCGGCAGAACAAAGTCACATCACCCGTCTCCTGAGAGACACCTTCTCTTCAGTGCGACAGGAGCTCGAGGCTCTGGCTGGGGCAGTGCTGTCCAGCCCAGGTGGCAGCcctggggctgtgggggctgAGCAGACGCAGGCCCTGTTGGAGCAGTACTCTGAGCTACTGCTAAGAGCTGTGGAGCGGCGCATGGAGCGCAGACTCTGA